CTGGAATAAACAGATTCAGTAGCAAATGAGTGAGTCGATTCCCCGTGGTTCTGTCGGTATGCAGGAGAGCTGTGCGCTAGAGATACTGAAGGTGATAGCCGGGGTGATGGACTTTGTAACGCAAGCGGGATTGATGGAGAATTAGCATAATACTGGCTATATATCGAACGAAGAATGGCATATGGAATATAGGTTTCAAGTGTACTTCTCGGGAGGTATGTGGATAACTCACACAGCTGGTCCATAAAGATCAGTTTCGCAACAAGATGAGACCTGTTAAAAATAGTGTCAGATCTAATACCTTTTATAAGAAAGCTAAAAGAAAAACAACGTCAGAATTTCTGCAACATCAGACGTaacaaaatatatcaaagagctgcTTCAACCAGATAGCGGTCAGCAAGAATTTTCGACAATTTTCGAGTTCCTAATAAGAAACTCGATTCTAAAAAATTCTCAGTTATACAAGGTGGAGATGCATGATAGTTGATTAGCCAGTTTGTGCTCCTACCAATTCTTTAAAACCTAAACCAAGTTACTTTGATTATAAAGGCTACAGTACAGatgcaacaagaaatgaagtgcGATATAACCCACAATTAAGACCACTTGACTAATCATGCAGAGATTTTACTGGTAGGCTGGTAAGTCTAATGAACTAGATGTACTTGTCTAGAGAAGGAAATTACATACACAAGAGTGCTGAAAAATATCTGGAAGATTATCTGGTTAAGCAGCCACTTCAGAACAAGTTCACAGAAGTTTCCATCATATTGGCATTTAAAAGAATGATAACCAAGTTACCTGTTACTATCGTTCCACGAATCCAGTATAATCCCTGATGCACACTTCACAAAGGCCTGCATGGCAGACTTAATGTTTCCTTCAACTAACAAAGAGTTGTTTACATCAGATTCTTGAGCCTCTTCAACATGCCCGTTTGAGAGAGACCGACTTTGTTGCTGCTCCCTTTCAAATCTAACGAACTCGCATCCCGCAATAACAGCATTGATGCACCTACATTGAGCAAACACAGCATTCAAGTAAGAAGACATCTCAACAAAAttttgaataaataaataaagccaATTAGTAACCGATAATCACTACTGAAGTAAACGAACACTTGGATTCACGAAAACATGCTGCTACTTTGGCAAcgtaaagaaagaaagaaagaaagagaatagTAACCTGGCCAAGCAGTGGATGTTATTATTGAAGCCACCGGTATCAACATTGAATGCCGTAATGTCCCAAATGTTAGATGTCATGAAAGCAGCAAACAGGTATGGAAGCAAGCTCCAGGAACCATCACTTGCACTCCCTACATCATAGAAAATGGACCTCACCCACTCTGAATCATGATCACCATCTACACCGAAACTATTtgcaacacacctcaaccttttaATTTCCTCCTTCTCAGGTAAGAAGCTAGGTAAATGCTTAGCTACGCCATCCAGCAGGGAAAATACAAGAGGTGCACCTTCTTCCAGCACAGCTCCAGCAGCCTCTGCTAAAAGGCGATCAAAGGCCAATGCTTGCCCTGCTTGAATGCAGAATCCAGCTACTGTATCCATGTCCACAATCTGGTTCAGATTTGCTTCTCTCTCCAATCTATCTCCAGACTGTGTGCACCCAGCTATTGCCTCTAGCACCTCACGATTAGACCGCAGAGCTGTGTCAATACAATTTAAAAGTGCAGCAGTGTGTTCTTTCATCATCCTGTCGAGCCTGTCAACACCATAGCCACCAAAAATCCGAACAAAGGCCTTCAGTTCTTTAAGATCTGTGACTGATTCAGCAAAATACCCACCAACCGGTCTTGTGCTCTTGAAGCATCTATGAATAGGTGCAAACAGAAGTCCTGCACCTGATATGTCCTTGACAATGTTTTCTATGTACCAATTACATACTGATTCAACCGCAGAACCTGTCTGCTGGTCTGCCCGCTTCTCGAACAAGTGCAGGGAAGAAACTGGCCCAGAGAATGCCTCCATCAGCAGGACTTCTCGAATGCCTTGTGTAAGGTCCATACTAATGTGCTGCTCTGCTAAATGAACTATGCTGATATGTCTGCGGATTAATGCCTCCAGCACCGAAGGCCTCTGAAGATCATTATCAGATTTAAGAACCACAAGCAATCTCCTCCGGAAGTTACCAAGGATGCATTCTCTCATATACTGCAAGAAAATGGTAGATGTGTTATGGTTGATATTTGGGCAGTTCGAAGTCAGTGCAGTGGACTTCATGAATGCATCAGGAAGCAAAAGAAAGGTCTTTTAACCATTGTCTAATGGGGTTTACCAACAAGTCTACAAAATGGCTTGCAATTTGTATTAATAGTACACCAGACTATCTACAATTTATCCTTTAAAATTTGCTCACACAGCAGAAGTTTGTAATTAAAATTTGCAAAATATTTATCGCTTTTTCTACAAAATACACATTAATCATTTTGCTTTTAAGACTAGTATGCAAAGAGAGGTCTTCATCTTTCTCCAGAAAATATAGATTTTATTACACAAAACGAAGATGTTATCAATGCCAACTCATTAATACCTAATTCTCCAAAATTACTATATAGACTGACCTAAGCCTTTCGAGTATGTGACAAATCTATGACATAATATACATCCTTCTCAATCTTATATGCAAAGCTCACATTTAATAGCCATATTCAACAACAAAAAGTTGAATATGGCTCCATGTCATTCAAAACGAGTTTCGAAAAGCCAAAAAAATTAAGGTGCTCAAACTCTTACCTCTCTAAGAACAAATACATGGTTTAAAACACATATCGGCTCCATGTCATTTAAAACTGAGCAAAGGTTTGTTAATCTCTGCATTGCAGCTTCTAACCTGTTCTTTCGAATGCAAAGAAAGATCATCAGTTTGTCCATCCAAATATTTCCAGGAAGGGTATACCATAGATTGGGTTCACTTACATTTTGATAGAGTTGTTATTTTCCGGGTAGCTCTCATACCCAGGGAGCGGTAAACCAGAGAAGCCTTTTGGAGATTTAGCATAGGGGGTTGAGAACTTTGTTGCATGATTCATGTGCATAGCTGCTTGTTCTGGAAGAAGCTGAAATTTCAATAAATTTTGGTTCCATATAAAGTCTTAGTTAAGTAAAAATAATCTCATAGTTATTAAGGTTAACTTATAATATTATAACCAAAGAGATAACAACCTGAGTCTCTAGCAATCCAAGACCTCCTTCTGAGTCTAGAATATTTATCAGTCCTTCCAGTCCACCCATAATGGACTCAATGAGAGACTCCACATACAAAACTGCATCCCGACCAATTTTAGTCACCTGtatcaaaacaaattaaaaaaaaataaaataaaattaacatacacAGAGACTTGATTACTGGACATGGTCAGCAGAGAAAgggggaaaaaagaaaaagggatGGTTTAAAATCTTTTGATATCTGGGGAAGTTTTTAAAATGGGGTTCAAGTCATAGAACACGATCAAAATTTCTGTAAGAATGACCAGCAAGGTTTTAAAATGTGTTAATGCAGTGAGCAGAGGTTTCCTTTGGAGAAATGAGGCGGTGCCTCAAGGCATATGTCATAGAACACGATCAAAATTTCTGTAAGAATGACCAGCAAGGTTTTAATATGTGTTAATGCAGTGAGCAGAGGTTTCCTTTGGAGAAATGAGGCGGTGCCTTAAGACAAAAGAATCAGCTATTTCTGTAGAAATGATTAAAGCTGTAAAGAAACAGCTACTTAGTGAAAATAACAAGTAAAGAGGCACGAAATTGTGTCAAAGTGACAAGTAAGAAAATGGAGGGAGTATATTGCTTTACCTCCTCTGGAACAATAATGGACGCACACTCTGGAAAACTGCTAGCAACTCCAAGCCAGGCACAGCAATGTTGAGGCCGGCCTTCTGGGCCAAACATGGTGTTTCTAAAAACCTGGTCAGAATGTAATATGTAAACAGCAAACCCAATAACGTGTTTCTCAAGCAGGAGAGaataacaaacaaaacaaaacagaaataaataaattagggCAATAAAGATTTAGTATCCGATAAACCAGCAAGTCCTTAAATTAATTAGCTAACAACCAATCTAGAGAAATGAAAATGCTACCGCTGTAAGATGGTGGTGATAAAAATAAAGCTTTTTTAACGTGCCATGCTTCGACAGCTGAGATTCAAGTTCATCAACACATCTGCAAGATAGTTTATTTGAGTCAGTGCAGGTGAGCACATATCCCATTGCAAATTACAACCCGGCCTGTTTATAATTATACATCACTTAGTTGACCTAAATATATGCAACTCAGAATGCAAAAACATCAACCTAGCTTGAATAAGCAGGACACTTAATTATGAGGCTTTAATCTACCAGTACGTTATGAATTGCAAACTAACTAACAACAAGTCTGAGACTACTACGGAGAAAAAAATCACCTTGACCAATTAAAAGCAGCATTTCCTTCAGATAATAAACCTTCCTTCCCCGTTGAGACAGTAGCCTTCTCCAAGTGTCTAATATTTATAGATGAGCGAGAAGATGTGACAATCATTAATACTGCTAACCATTCCTTGCGCAAATCCTGCACCACGGAAAACAAATGCTGTATCAAAGGGCAAAACTACTATAATAATTATTAGTTTACCCTAATAATTGCAACATAAACTAAGAAAAAACTATCCCTAATAATCAGTTGATCATGAATAATTTTTTTGACTCTCTCTTCCATTGATGCACCATTTGTTCCAATGCTAAGTTGGGCTTGATGAAGAGAATCAGAGTTGCAAAACTCCACTGAAATAAAATTGAGGGCTAAAAATTCAATAGAAGACTACTAAATCCCTGTAGGAATAATCCTCCTTCTATAGCATTAATAAACATCAAACTACTCATAGATGGGTGAAGATAAATAAGTAATCATCCTTCTAAATAAGATAATGATTAAATTTCCCTGGGGAAGTATGGCATTGTCTCTTCACAAAatgtaaaataataataatttatgtaCGTTATACATGCGAACTAGAATCGAGATGAACTATCCAAATGCAGAAGAGTAATGCATAGCCATAACATAATATACTCGTGGTAGACAGATTTTGAACCAGAACAAGTGTGAGAATGAGAATGTATTTTAGATAATTCTTACTGATAAATCGCATGTAAGAGCAGACACATTTTCACCCTGTGGCCTTGGTATGTTCTCAAGACGCTGAACAATCTGCTGAAAGAGTCCTTTTAAGGTTGAATCTAGGTCAAGAGCCACCATGCCTGGCGTGTTCAGCAAAAAACGAATTCTACCAGCGGAGGATGATAAATACGATAGTGCATAGCCTCTTATTGCTGCATACAAATGCACCCTATATTATTTCTAGAAATATTACCAGGAGTTTCTCCTTCTAGTTGACGAAAATAATAACTAAAACCATAACCAGGCAAATGAATTAACAACGCAAACATTGTGTTGTTAAttcattcaaatttttaatatcaaAAGGCTCCTAAGTTCTAATAAAGTCGGGCTTGATCAGGTCTTTCCTCCTGATGCTCGGAAGAAACCTTGCCACCCCCACTTGACCAGTAAACTGGCAAGGACGGGCTTGAGATGAAGGGACCATGTGTCATCCATGTTTGTACTCCAGTTCAGGTCATTCTAAAATTCAGACAAGAAGTTTGAATGCTGGGTACAGTAAAAGCAAGAGTACATAAATTCTAAAACCATGTTCAAGAAACTGGGTTTTAACTTTTAATTTTCTGCTGTTATATATTATGTTGATGCTATGACAACAAGTCCATACAACACTTCCGCTCTCAACACTGAGGAATTGAAAACATATCCCGACTTACCGGCAATGTACTTCCGCACCAAACAACAAAGACGGTCAATACCATCCAATAGAAACCCTATTGTTGGATCATTTGGATCCTGAAATAAAAATTATACTCATTATATGCACAGGTTTAACTGGTCAAAACTACAAGACTGCAGCCTCTTCACAGAATTAGATGAGGAACTTAAAATTGTTGTCCGAGTTAATAATGAGACATAAACAGTGAATAGCTTACTAGCTCAACTGGTACCATCTTCACAGCTTTAGACTTTGATGATATAACTCCAACATGTTGGAAGTACCAAAGGACTTCAGACTGCGCCAAAGCTAATGCAGAAAATACCATCTGCACGCATAAAGTCGTCATAATAAACTAAAGTTATTATTCGAACTAAATTTTACAGCAATTAAACTGAATAGGGAAAATTATGATCTGGTCGAAAACAGTATAACTCTCAAGTTTCTGGAAGGAAAAAATGTCCATGATTTATATCCTCCCTCATACAATTAGATTGATGTGTATATCATGTATTACTTCAAACTGAACATAACATTGAGATGTATCACAAGATTCACAACGAAGGAAGGAGAGGGACAATGACAAAAATCCATTATCATATGTGCAATTAACCTGGAAAAGGAAGGGTGGGGAGATAACTCAAAGAACAGAAGAAAAACCACCTGAATGTTTGGAGCCAACAAACTTGGCTGGTCGGTAAAGAAGAGAACCATTCTTCCAATCTCTTGTTTCAATAATATTCTCCTCTCGCGGTGTATAGCATCACAAGATACTAGTGCTTGCTCGTGCACTTCACTACAGAATTTCAACATTACGTCATACAAATGTCCTATTTcctgtatatataaaaaaatcaacGAGGAAAAGTGGTTCTACCTGCTTAAAGAAAAGTACATGGTGCCAGTTTCAAAGACATGTATATTGTATTTCAGATGTCAGCGGTTTTATCAGATCACTCAAACTGAATTAAAATAAGGTCATAACTGATATTGTAGCTTTCTGATACGAATTATCACCAATTAATTTCAAATATCATTTCCTACTGAATGAGCCAATGGGGATATCACATCAAAACAGGGGAGTGTTTTGCTTGGGCATGATAATACTTAAGTGTACGAGCAAATTTTGAGAAAGGGTTTCAGCCAGATATTTACTAAAGGAAGTGTTTACCCTGTCCAGAGCATGACCTCTAACAGAGCTTTTACATCCTGCTTCAGTTCTTTAGTCGAAACATCCATACTATAGCCTATAGGTAGTTAACTATTAAATAAGTCTTCTCCTCGACCTTCCAATCTGAAGAAATAGTTGGGAGTTTCTGCAGGTGAACAAGATGTAGTATCCCGCACCCACTCAAAATCTGATACCGTGACAAGTCTCTAAATCATGCATGAAGCCGGCATGAAAAGATAATGATAATACTGCAGAGTAAGAGAGTTTAAACCTTCGAGAAATGTAAAGAATTTTGGTGTTTTTCACCTGTCACACCTAACAGTAAGCTATTCGACCATCTATACCCTTAACTTTGCCAGTAATATTTTTTTCTCAGAAGATAGTACGAAAATTTTGTACCTTATCATTTTCTCTACCTGCTTTGCAACACTATACTCCAGATCTGCTTCCTTTTGCTTTGCCCGGCCAGATTTTGCCATCTTTTTGGATTCTAATATCTTCGGTAAAACGTATGTTTGATAATCCTCATGCAACAAAATAAACTGCATGTTTATGAAGAGAACATTGATTATCATGTCCAAGCACATGACTACAAAAAATTAACCAGGGATAGATAATAATTTACCTCATCCCTAAACAGTGTTAGGATTAAATTTTCCTTCAGTGCAACCTGCAAATAAGAAATTTAAGAAAAGATCCCTTAAATCTAATTATGTCAGTAAAACCTAACAAGCATCATTTTAAACAATAGGTATTTAAATAATGAAAGAAATGCACCCCAAAAAATAAATATGACTATGCCAACTTACATATGAAGCATTACTGTTGCCAATACTTTCAGGATAAATTTTTAATCAATTTTCAGTATGTAAAGAAAGGCAGCAGAAACCGTGAAGTAAAAGACTCTCAATGCATACCAGAGCAATATCAATGCTTGTGACACGGAGTAGTTCATCAGGGCAAACAAGATACCCAAATAGGACCCAGTCTCGGTAAGAAGTTACGTTAGCTAAATCTTGAGCCCTCTGCGAAAAAATGACAAGATAAATAGAAGGCAACAATTAAACATGATAGGAGCGTGAAAGGTACATTTTAAGTTTATCAAGCTATGTTGTCTTGCAGAATGCACAacattgaaaatgaaaaagaagctTACCATTGGGTGAGCAGTATTAGTGAGTATGTCTGGGTAACGAGGATGGTAGGGACTTAAGAAGCCCTCATTTCTCAACTTCTtggaatcggtagataaaaagaTAATAGGACCAACCGCCTCTAAAACCTGAAAAGGAAACGtaaaatttttaagtttcaaccgtggcattatattttaagttatacGCAAAATGCAAGATGTTAAATTAAACAAAACACTAAAAGTATATTAACATCACTCATATTGTTATAAGTTCATTGATGCTGAGAACTaagtgaaagaaagaaaaaaaaaaaaccgaggtAGTTTTTCTTCACAGAGTATATGGCACTAACCATTAGGTGGGCAAATAATGGGGCA
This is a stretch of genomic DNA from Papaver somniferum cultivar HN1 chromosome 1, ASM357369v1, whole genome shotgun sequence. It encodes these proteins:
- the LOC113279832 gene encoding protein NAP1-like, which translates into the protein MAKSRQQQLATDDGSPTSSVRSREFDSQLRWSEYMVTEPQQQSQNSTPSSQKGLLNMQSLVQLNEVAQGLVAKMYRLNQILDYPDSLSHVFSDAFWKSGIIPNHPKICIIVSKKFPEHPSKLQLEKVDKIALDSLNDNAEVHFQRLEPWISLLLDLMAFREDALRLILDLSSTVITLLPHQNSLILHAFMDLFCSFIRVSLFSEKIPRKMLLQMYNLLHAMLRNGRDCESYHRLVQFVDSYDPPIKGLHEDLNFVSPRIGEVLEAVGPIIFLSTDSKKLRNEGFLSPYHPRYPDILTNTAHPMRAQDLANVTSYRDWVLFGYLVCPDELLRVTSIDIALVALKENLILTLFRDEFILLHEDYQTYVLPKILESKKMAKSGRAKQKEADLEYSVAKQVEKMISEVHEQALVSCDAIHRERRILLKQEIGRMVLFFTDQPSLLAPNIQMVFSALALAQSEVLWYFQHVGVISSKSKAVKMVPVELDPNDPTIGFLLDGIDRLCCLVRKYIAAIRGYALSYLSSSAGRIRFLLNTPGMVALDLDSTLKGLFQQIVQRLENIPRPQGENVSALTCDLSDLRKEWLAVLMIVTSSRSSINIRHLEKATVSTGKEGLLSEGNAAFNWSRCVDELESQLSKHGTLKKLYFYHHHLTAVFRNTMFGPEGRPQHCCAWLGVASSFPECASIIVPEEVTKIGRDAVLYVESLIESIMGGLEGLINILDSEGGLGLLETQLLPEQAAMHMNHATKFSTPYAKSPKGFSGLPLPGYESYPENNNSIKMLEAAMQRLTNLCSVLNDMEPICVLNHVFVLREYMRECILGNFRRRLLVVLKSDNDLQRPSVLEALIRRHISIVHLAEQHISMDLTQGIREVLLMEAFSGPVSSLHLFEKRADQQTGSAVESVCNWYIENIVKDISGAGLLFAPIHRCFKSTRPVGGYFAESVTDLKELKAFVRIFGGYGVDRLDRMMKEHTAALLNCIDTALRSNREVLEAIAGCTQSGDRLEREANLNQIVDMDTVAGFCIQAGQALAFDRLLAEAAGAVLEEGAPLVFSLLDGVAKHLPSFLPEKEEIKRLRCVANSFGVDGDHDSEWVRSIFYDVGSASDGSWSLLPYLFAAFMTSNIWDITAFNVDTGGFNNNIHCLARCINAVIAGCEFVRFEREQQQSRSLSNGHVEEAQESDVNNSLLVEGNIKSAMQAFVKCASGIILDSWNDSNRSHLVAKLIFMDQLCELSTYLPRSTLETYIPYAILRSIYSQYYANSPSIPLALQSPSPRLSPSVSLAHSSPAYRQNHGESTHSFATESVYSRSTTHGQDQPFDTDSGSVRSNDSGKHRNLRGSGPLDYSSSRKVKFAEGSTSGSRGPSPLPRFAVSRSGPIAYK